A genomic region of Populus nigra chromosome 11, ddPopNigr1.1, whole genome shotgun sequence contains the following coding sequences:
- the LOC133668437 gene encoding cationic amino acid transporter 2, vacuolar-like, which translates to MGFLVDSHKGGCGVGGGGCFRSLIRRKQVDSVHSKALGHHRLAKELSILHLIAIGVGSTIGAGVYILVGTVAREHSGPALFLSFLVAGIAAALSAFCYAELASRCPSAGSAYHYSYICVGEGVAWLIGWALILEYTIGGSAVARGISPNLALFFGGQDNLPTFLARQHIPGLDVVVDPCAAVLVLVVTGLLCVGIKESTLAQAIVTSINVCAMLFIIIAGTYLGFKTGWAGYELPTGYFPFGVDGMLAGSATVFFAYIGFDSVASTAEEVKNPQRDLPLGIGLSLSICCSLYMLVSVVIVGLVPYYAMDPDTPISSAFSVHGMQWAAYLITAGAVMALCSTLMGSMLPQPRILMAMARDGLLPSFFSDVNRSTQVPVKSTLVTGFGAAVLSFFMDVSQLAGMVSVGTLLAFTMVAISVLILRYVPPDEVPFPSSLQETIDSVSLRYSSQDVYEEKAAIHAGTSKDSKLPILGKAKTIEYPLLVKQEAQSNFVLNEGKRREIAGWTIAATCIGAVLLTYAASDLSLPSPLRFTTCGVGGALLLSGLIVLTCIEQDDARHSFGHSGGFICPFVPLLPIVCILVNIYLLINLGAATWTRVSLWLIVGVLVYVFYGRKHSSLRDAVYVPATHADEIYRSSGESLA; encoded by the exons ATGGGTTTTCTTGTTGATTCTCATAAAGGTGGTTGTGGAGTAGGGGGTGGTGGTTGTTTTAGGAGTTTGATAAGGAGAAAACAGGTTGATTCTGTTCATTCTAAAGCACTTGGTCATCATCGATTAGCCAAGGAGTTGTCTATTCTTCACCTTATTGCTATTG GCGTTGGCTCAACCATTGGAGCTGGAGTTTATATTCTTGTTGGAACAGTTGCTAGAGAGCATTCTGGACCAGCTCTATTTCTATCCTTTTTGGTTGCTGGAATTGCTGCTGCTCTTTCAGCCTTTTGCTACGCAGAACTTGCAAGTCGTTGTCCATCTGCCGGCAGTGCGTATCATTATTCCTATATATGTGTTGGAGAAGG TGTTGCTTGGTTGATTGGCTGGGCTCTAATATTGGAATACACAATCGGTGGTTCAGCAGTTGCTCGTGGCATATCCCCAAATCTA GCACTGTTCTTCGGAGGTCAGGACAATCTACCAACATTTCTAGCTCGTCAGCATATACCTGGGCTTGATGTTGTGGTTGACCCATGTGCTGCTGTTCTGGTATTGGTTGTCACTGGGCTGTTGTGTGTGGGAATAAAGGAG AGTACTTTAGCACAAGCCATAGTAACCTCCATAAATGTGTGTGCCatgcttttcatcataataGCTGGTACTTATCTCGGCTTCAAGACTGGATGGGCTGGATATGAACTTCCTACTGG GTACTTTCCCTTTGGGGTGGATGGGATGCTTGCAGGGTCTGCAACTGTATTTTTTGCGTACATTGGTTTTGATTCAGTTGCCAGCACTGCTGAGGAG GTGAAAAATCCACAACGAGATTTACCTCTAGGCATTGGGCTCTCGCTTTctatttgttgttctttgtaCATGCTGGTCTCTGTTGTCATTGTTGGTCTGGTACCTTATTATGCAATGGATCCCGATACCCCTATCTCATCAGCTTTTTCTGTACATGGGATGCAATGGGCAGC GTACTTGATAACTGCTGGGGCAGTTATGGCTCTCTGCTCAACATTGATGGGGTCAATGCTTCCTCAG CCTCGAATTTTGATGGCAATGGCTAGAGATGGATTGCTGCCATCATTCTTTTCAGATGTAAATAGAAGCACCCAAGTTCCTGTTAAGAGCACGTTGGTGACTGGCTTTGGTGCTGCAgtattgtcattttttatggatgtttcACAGTTAGCTGGGATG GTCAGTGTGGGCACACTTCTTGCTTTCACTATGGTAGCAATTTCTGTATTGATACTGAGATACGTACCACCAGATGAGGTGCCTTTTCCATCTTCACTTCAGGAGACTATCGATTCTGTGTCATTACGGTACAGTAGCCAAGATGTCTATGAGGAAAAGGCTGCTATTCATGCGGGTACCTCTAAGGATAGCAAATTGCCTATACTAGGCAAAgcaaaaacaattgaatatCCTTTACTTGTAAAACAAGAAGCTCAAAGCAATT TTGTCCTGAATGAAGGGAAAAGGCGAGAAATTGCTGGCTGGACCATAGCAGCCACATGCATTGGGGCAGTTCTCCTTACCTATGCAGCTTCAGACTTGAGTCTTCCTAG TCCTCTTCGTTTTACAACGTGTGGGGTTGGTGGTGCACTTCTCCTTTCTGGTCTGATTGTGCTGACCTGCATAGAACAAGATGATGCAAGGCACAGCTTTGGGCATTCAGGAG gtTTCATTTGCCCATTTGTTCCACTTCTTCCCATTGTCTGCATACTCGTCAACATTTACCTGCTGATTAATCTTGG TGCTGCCACTTGGACCCGTGTTTCTCTATGGCTTATTGTTGGAGTGCTTGTTTATGTATTCTATGGGCGGAAACACAGCTCACTACGGGATGCTGTCTATGTACCTGCAACTCATGCTGATGAAATTTATCGGAGCTCTGGAGAAAGTTTGGCATAG